In one Oryza glaberrima chromosome 2, OglaRS2, whole genome shotgun sequence genomic region, the following are encoded:
- the LOC127762220 gene encoding auxin-responsive protein IAA10 isoform X1, with protein MRGGVAGPTAGEPPGTEAEAEEVEESSAGDDEELELGLSLGSKKQQQQQHAPCRILTARDLQPAAALSPDSSVSSSSPAAAAAGGKRAEGPTATTSPGTVASGHPHSSFGVVGWPPIRQFRMNSLFNQAKENTSETDTKKTATNESDVQKDKEEGEKKGRVAGWVKVNMDGEVIGRKVDLNVHRSYKTLALALELMFTKPSIGLCASHNTKSLKLLDNSAEYQLTYEDRDGDWMLVGDVPWEMFVSSVKRLRIMRTSDANGLGQRYQGIHRTIASTRGRS; from the exons ATGAGAGGAGGAGTAGCTGGGcccaccgccggcgagccgccggggacggaggcggaggcggaggaggtggaggagagctCAGCTGGGGACGACGAGGAGCTGGAGCTCGGGCTCAGCCTTGGCTCCaagaaacagcagcagcagcagcatgcgcCGTGCCGAATCCTGACGGCCAGGGAcctgcagccggcggcggcgctgtcacCGGACTCCTCCGTGTCGTCGTcatcccccgcggcggcggcggcgggggggaaGAGGGCTGAGggccccaccgccaccacctcgcctGGGACGGTTGCTTCCGGCCATCCACACAG CAGCTTTGGAGTGGTGGGATGGCCACCGATCCGACAGTTCAGGATGAACAGCCTGTTCAATCAGGCTAAAGAAAACACATCTGAAACCGACACCAAGAAGACCGCCACCAATGAATCTGATGTGCAGAAGGACAAGGAGGAGGGCGAAAAGAAAGGACGGGTTGCTGGATGGGTGAAGGTGAACATGGATGGAGAGGTCATTGGAAGGAAGGTGGATCTCAATGTGCACCGCTCATACAAGACCCTTGCATTAGCCCTTGAACTCATGTTCACGAAGCCGTCCATTGGCCTTTGCGCTTCTC ATAATACAAAGTCGCTGAAACTACTAGACAACTCTGCCGAATACCAGCTCACCTACGAGGACAGGGATGGTGACTGGATGCTCGTTGGAGATGTTCCTTGGGA AATGTTTGTCAGCTCTGTGAAGAGGTTGAGGATCATGAGGACATCAGATGCGAATGGTCTTG GTCAGCGATACCAGGGAATTCACAGAACCATTGCTTCAACAAGAGGCAGATCCTGA
- the LOC127762220 gene encoding auxin-responsive protein IAA10 isoform X2 — MRGGVAGPTAGEPPGTEAEAEEVEESSAGDDEELELGLSLGSKKQQQQQHAPCRILTARDLQPAAALSPDSSVSSSSPAAAAAGGKRAEGPTATTSPGTVASGHPHSFGVVGWPPIRQFRMNSLFNQAKENTSETDTKKTATNESDVQKDKEEGEKKGRVAGWVKVNMDGEVIGRKVDLNVHRSYKTLALALELMFTKPSIGLCASHNTKSLKLLDNSAEYQLTYEDRDGDWMLVGDVPWEMFVSSVKRLRIMRTSDANGLGQRYQGIHRTIASTRGRS, encoded by the exons ATGAGAGGAGGAGTAGCTGGGcccaccgccggcgagccgccggggacggaggcggaggcggaggaggtggaggagagctCAGCTGGGGACGACGAGGAGCTGGAGCTCGGGCTCAGCCTTGGCTCCaagaaacagcagcagcagcagcatgcgcCGTGCCGAATCCTGACGGCCAGGGAcctgcagccggcggcggcgctgtcacCGGACTCCTCCGTGTCGTCGTcatcccccgcggcggcggcggcgggggggaaGAGGGCTGAGggccccaccgccaccacctcgcctGGGACGGTTGCTTCCGGCCATCCACACAG CTTTGGAGTGGTGGGATGGCCACCGATCCGACAGTTCAGGATGAACAGCCTGTTCAATCAGGCTAAAGAAAACACATCTGAAACCGACACCAAGAAGACCGCCACCAATGAATCTGATGTGCAGAAGGACAAGGAGGAGGGCGAAAAGAAAGGACGGGTTGCTGGATGGGTGAAGGTGAACATGGATGGAGAGGTCATTGGAAGGAAGGTGGATCTCAATGTGCACCGCTCATACAAGACCCTTGCATTAGCCCTTGAACTCATGTTCACGAAGCCGTCCATTGGCCTTTGCGCTTCTC ATAATACAAAGTCGCTGAAACTACTAGACAACTCTGCCGAATACCAGCTCACCTACGAGGACAGGGATGGTGACTGGATGCTCGTTGGAGATGTTCCTTGGGA AATGTTTGTCAGCTCTGTGAAGAGGTTGAGGATCATGAGGACATCAGATGCGAATGGTCTTG GTCAGCGATACCAGGGAATTCACAGAACCATTGCTTCAACAAGAGGCAGATCCTGA
- the LOC127762219 gene encoding probable voltage-gated potassium channel subunit beta yields MQYKNLGRSGLRVSQLSYGAWVTFGNQLDVKEAKALLQACRDAGVNFFDNAEVYANGRAEEIMGQAMRDLGWRRSDVVVSTKLFWGGQGPNDKGLSRKHIVEGLRGSLKRLDMDYVDVVYCHRPDATTPVEETVRAMNWVIDHGMAFYWGTSEWSAQQITEAWSVANRLDLVGPIVEQPEYNLFSRHKVESEFLPLYSTYGLGLTTWSPLASGVLTGKYAKGNIPADSRFALENYKNLANRSLVDDTLRKVNGLKPIASELGVSLAQLAIAWCASNPNVSSVITGATKENQIVENMKALDVIPLLTPEVVDKIEAVVQSKPKRTESYR; encoded by the exons aTGCAGTACAAGAACCTGGGGAGGTCGGGGCTGCGGGTGAGCCAGCTGTCGTACGGGGCGTGGGTGACGTTCGGCAACCAGCTGGACGTGAAGGAGGCGAAGGCGCTGCTCCAGGCGTGCCGCGACGCCGGCGTGAACTTCTTCGACAACGCCGAGGTGTACGCGAACGGGCGCGCCGAGGAGATCATGGGGCAGGCGATGCGGGACCTCGGGTGGCGCCGCtccgacgtcgtcgtctccacCAAGCTCTTCTGGGGAGGGCAGGGCCCCAACGACAAGGGCCTCTCCCGGAAGCACATCGTCGAGGGCCTCCGCGGCTCGCTCAAGCGCCTCGACATGGACTACGTCGACGTCGTCTACTGCCACCGCCCCGACGCCACCACCCCCGTCGAGGAGACCGTGCGCGCCATGAACTGGGTCATCGACCACGGCATGGCCTTCTACTGGGGCACCTCCGAGTGGTCCGCCCAGCAGATCACCGAGGCGTGGAGCGTCGCCAACCGCCTCGACCTCGTCGGACCCATCGTCGAACAGCCTGAGTACAACCTCTTCTCGCGCCACAAG GTGGAATCTGAGTTCTTACCTCTTTACAGCACATATGGCCTGGGTTTGACTACATGGAGCCCTCTAGCTTCGGGAGTTCTCACTGGAAAGTATGCCAAAGGAAATATACCTGCTGATAGTAGGTTTGCCCTAGAAAATTACAAG AACCTGGCCAACAGATCTCTGGTTGACGACACACTGAGAAAGGTGAATGGGCTAAAACCAATTGCTTCTGAGCTTGGTGTTTCATTAGCCCAACTTGCTATCGCGTGGTGCGCATCGAACCCAAACGTCTCATCTGTGATCACTGGAGCCACAAAAGAAAACCAG ATTGTTGAAAACATGAAGGCCCTCGATGTCATTCCGCTGCTAACCCCAGAAGTCGTCGACAAGATCGAAGCGGTGGTCCAAAGCAAGCCGAAGCGCACCGAGTCATACAGATGA